The following proteins come from a genomic window of Ailuropoda melanoleuca isolate Jingjing chromosome 2, ASM200744v2, whole genome shotgun sequence:
- the CNKSR1 gene encoding connector enhancer of kinase suppressor of ras 1: MEPVATWTPGKVASWLRGLDDSLQDYCFEDWELSGKYLLQLCPQSLEALTVWPLGHQELILEGVEQLRALSSGLQTENLQSLTEGLLEGTYAFQSLVQGHLEGCAEPPADVLSAAVRLVHEARVLLFWLNRYLFSHLNDFSACQKIGELCGELGQALQEDSPVAEKESKVLSICSHVAGICQHILSCSPQELLEQRAVLERVQLDDLQGLEIHTTSNCLHFVSRVGTQVPDDSWLQILPGDEIVQVNEQVVVGWPHKNVVRELLREPAGVSLVLKKVPFPKTPPQTPPQAPGSPQLSSPSLAFTPLSPRAPSEDVFAFDLTSNPSPASSPTWTDATSLDSESRPIPPTPPATLPAGVVETQEAPEQPDKSPVSGRKKSKGVATRLSRRRVSCRELGQPDCDGWLLLRKVPGSFMGPRWRRCWFVLKRHTLYWYRQPQDEKAEGLINASNYSLESGQDQKKKYVFQLTHDVYKPFIFAADTLEDLSMWVRHLITCISKYQSPGRASLPREEDCYSETEAEDPDDEAGSRSASPSPARVWSPLHGDTSPAATPTQGSPQTSFGPLTDNSEGALEGMVQGLRQGGVSLLGQPQPFTHEQWRSSFMRRNRDPQLNERVHRVRALQSTLKAKLQELQALEEVLGDPELTGEKFRQWKEQNQELYSEGLGGWGVVHAEGHSQVLSSDSREQSSHPLPSDPEEQSHLCPLTPESNLRPPDL, from the exons ATGGAGCCAGTAGCGACCTGGACCCCGGGGAAGGTGGCATCTTGGCTGAGAG GCCTCGATGACTCCCTGCAGGACTATTGCTTTGAGGACTGGGAGCTGTCTGGCAAGTACCTGCTGCAGCTCTGTCCCCAAAGCCTTGAGGCTCTGACCGTGTGGCCTCTGGGCCACCAGGAGCTCATCCTGGAAGGGGTGGAACAGCTCCGGGCCCTG AGCTCTGGGCTACAGACAGAGAACCTTCAGAGCCTGACAGAGGGGTTGCTCGAGGGGACCTATGCTTTCCAGAGCTTGGTCCAAGGCCACCTGGAAGGCTGTGCCGAGCCCCCTGCTGATGTCCTCAGTGCAGCGGTGCGGCTGGTGCATGAGGCCCGAGTCCTCCTCTTCTGGCTCAACAG GTACCTCTTCTCCCACTTAAACGACTTCTCGGCCTGCCAGAAGATTGGGGAGTTGTGTGGGGAGCTGGGCCAGGCCTTGCAGGAG GACAGTCCAGTGGCCGAGAAGGAGAGCAAAGTCCTGAGCATC tgcaGCCACGTGGCCGGGATCTGCCAGCACATCCTGAGCTGCAGCCCCCAGGAGCTGCTGGAGCAGAGGGCCGTGCTGGAGCGCGTGCAGCTGGACGACCTGCAG GGCCTGGAAATCCACACCACCAGTAACTGCCTGCACTTCGTGTCCCGTGTGGGCACCCAG GTCCCTGATGACTCCTGGCTGCAGATCCTGCCTGGAGACGAGATTGTCCAGGTCAATGAGCAGGTGGTG GTGGGCTGGCCCCATAAGAACGTGGTGAGGGAGCTGCTACGGGAGCCAGCCGGGGTCAGCCTAGTGCTGAAGAAGGTCCCCTTCCCGAAGACCCCTCCACAG ACCCCTCCTCAGGCCCCGGGCTCCCCACAGCTGTCGAGCCCCTCTCTGGCTTTCACCCCGCTGTCTCCCAG GGCCCCATCCGAAGACGTCTTTGCCTTTGACCTGACTTCAAACCCAAGTCCTGCATCCAGCCCTACCTGGACAG ACGCTACCTCCCTGGACTCTGAGTCCCGGCCCATTCCTCCCACGCCCCCAGCCACACTGCCAGCAGGGGTAGTGGAGACACAGGAAGCCCCAGAACAGCCTGACAAG AGTCCTGTTTCTGGTCGGAAGAAATCAAAAG GTGTGGCAACACGGCTGAGTCGCCGGCGGGTGTCATGCCGGGAGCTGGGCCAGCCTGACTGTGATGGCTGGCTGCTGCTGCGCAAGGTGCCCGGCAGCTTCATGGGCCCGCGCTGGCGCCGCTGCTGGTTTGTGCTCAAGAGACACACGCTGTACTGGTACCGCCAACCCCAG GATGAGAAGGCTGAGGGCCTCATCAATGCTTCCAACTACAGTCTGGAAAGTGGACaggatcagaagaaaaaata TGTTTTCCAGCTCACCCATGACGTGTACAAACCCTTCATTTTCGCTGCTGATACCCTGGAGGATCTGAGCAT GTGGGTGCGCCATCTCATTACCTGCATTTCCAAGTACCAGTCTCCGGGCCGCGCCTCCCTGCCCCGAGAGGAAG ACTGCTACAGTGAGACAGAAGCAGAAGACCCTGACGATGAGGCCGGGTCCCGCTCAGCCTCG CCCAGCCCAGCCCGAGTTTGGAGTCCACTCCATGGAGATACGTCACCTGCAGCCACCCCCACGCAGGGCAGCCCACAGACTTCCTTTGGCCCGCTAACAG ACAACAGTGAAGGGGCGCTGGAAGGAATGGTGCAGGGGCTGAGGCAGGGTGGCGTGTCCCTCCTGGGCCAGCCGCAGCCCTTCACTCATGAACAATGGCGGAGCTCTTTCATGCGGCGCAACCGAGACCCCCAGCTCAATGAGCGAGTGCACCGCGTGCGTGCGCTCCAGAGCACTCTCAAG GCAAAGCTGCAGGAGCTGCAGGCCTTGGAGGAAGTGCTAGGTGACCCCGAGCTGACAGGAGAGAAGTTTCGACAGTGGAAGGAGCAGAACCAAGAGCTCTACTCAGAgggcctggggggctggggagtcGTGCATGCTGAGGGCCACTCCCAAGTCCTGAGCTCTGACTCCAGAGAGCAAtcttcccaccccctgccctctgacccTGAGGAGCAGTCCCATCTCTGCCCCCTGACCCCAGAGAGCAACCTCCGACCTCCTGACCTCTGA